A region of the Anaerolineales bacterium genome:
ATGTAGGCCCCGCGCCGGACGGTGTACGCTTCGTGCTCGGTCGGCAGGGGAACCGGGCCCACCACGTGGGCTCCGTTGCGCTCCGCCGCCTCGACGATGCGTTTGGCCGATTGGTCCAGGATGCGATGATCGTATGCTTTTAATCGGATGCGGATTTTCTGTCGAGCCATTGTCGTCGCCTAGTCGATGATTTCGGTGATCACGCCGGCGCCTACCGTCAGGCCGCCCTCGCGGATCGCGAATTTCGAACCCTTCTCGAGCGCCACCG
Encoded here:
- the rpsJ gene encoding 30S ribosomal protein S10, with amino-acid sequence MARQKIRIRLKAYDHRILDQSAKRIVEAAERNGAHVVGPVPLPTEHEAYTVRRGAYIDKDSHEHFEIRTHKRLIEVLEPDAKTLDALMRLNLPAGVDVEMKI